A part of Crassostrea angulata isolate pt1a10 chromosome 5, ASM2561291v2, whole genome shotgun sequence genomic DNA contains:
- the LOC128182792 gene encoding uncharacterized protein LOC128182792, with translation MNFVVDAMSGYVVAAFMSLHSMNDMDDKPGSFPLFSLMNENQKTDWLYDQADLVMDVLGVKDTAYIDELNENIKQLDIDCNKLCEMKSATGFQCALCDKHYVTEGHFRNHLKKKHQWQFHESTLTKRSDSVVSSFIRMALLLVDSCDAYRMGDGERCLRNAKFEWMYAGALGHTKYKLWLWRYIAYIVAILSPKESFEYKWNICQNLMGGVDQNIPNDNCVELQIKKIKSQLNTQGSNKSFNSAKVVTMSTQVIDNMKQKLMQVNNTVRAGRKRPQVDKSVDIGRIAECVLKNGHGVVKDWPSFSKFKDPISKLDPKSLHQWMGTQKKIASKSLQ, from the coding sequence ATGAACTTTGTGGTGGATGCAATGAGTGGATATGTGGTTGCAGCATTTATGAGCCTACACAGCATGAATGATATGGATGACAAACCTGGCAGCTTTCCATTATTCTCCCTCATGaatgaaaatcagaaaacaGACTGGTTATATGATCAAGCCGATTTAGTAATGGATGTACTAGGAGTTAAAGATACAGCATATATAGATGAGCTAAACGAAAACATCAAGCAGTTAGATATAGACTGTAATAAACTTTGTGAAATGAAGAGTGCAACTGGTTTTCAGTGTGCATTGTGTGACAAACACTATGTAACAGAGGGCCACTTCAGGAATCATCTTAAAAAGAAGCATCAATGGCAGTTCCATGAGAGTACTTTGACAAAAAGATCCGACAGTGttgtatcaagttttataagGATGGCTCTATTGCTAGTCGACAGTTGTGATGCCTACAGGATGGGAGACGGTGAACGTTGTCTTCGGAATGCTAAATTTGAATGGATGTATGCAGGTGCGCTTGGACATACTAAATATAAGTTGTGGCTGTGGAGATATATTGCCTACATTGTTGCGATACTCAGCCCAAAAGAAAGTTTCGAATATAAATGGAACATATGCCAGAATTTGATGGGAGGAGTGGACCAAAATATACCGAATGATAACTGTGTGGAACTACAGATCAAAAAGATAAAATCTCAGCTGAACACACAGGGTTCAAACAAGTCTTTCAATTCTGCCAAGGTAGTTACAATGTCCACACAAGTTATTgataatatgaaacaaaaacttatgCAAGTAAACAATACAGTGAGAGCTGGGAGGAAAAGACCACAGGTGGACAAATCTGTGGATATCGGTCGAATTGCAGAATGTGTACTCAAAAATGGACACGGTGTTGTAAAGGATTGGCCATCGTTCAGTAAATTTAAAGACCCAATATCCAAGCTTGATCCTAAATCCTTGCATCAGTGGATGGGCACGCAGAAGAAAATTGCTTCTAAATCGCTGCAGTGA